A genomic window from Vanessa tameamea isolate UH-Manoa-2023 chromosome 7, ilVanTame1 primary haplotype, whole genome shotgun sequence includes:
- the LOC113401267 gene encoding UPF0415 protein C7orf25 homolog isoform X1: MSQPSEELLFKLNEKINHGEKLVEQLNSMQEIEGVFKMKRKILQEIDFLKRVQNSKKVKEEHLSCSNLRHLGAMVECAMRPGTMSVCKIFHVNEESKQLVDIISDDGKTWTKVIARNPKSLSALSSGNASYGARSILDQAEDYLTCAKLYPCMYLSPKVVFEFVSGIEETLANKLKAKGIIVKGTILPDSKKHEEINDSYESSDEEIFERCQVTMEDVSQCIEDHIDINILNLDVTAMMAYVSNMTNGFCHYVFKQDVLTQQAAWEAERPVKPILEKLFEGKTLISCKTAWYNFEKIVETLGGPMEKKRTADLKELVTVYEDDYGGQNDYPRQNLKVRGHVRLRSKIIFNFGHRLKALTVSANEGFVRAAAQQGVTYATFIHESRALTEGKEATAEKIL; the protein is encoded by the exons atgagTCAACCTTCAGAAGAGCTCCTATTTAAGTTAAATGAAAAGATTAACCATGGAGAAAAACTTGTTGAACAGTTAAATAGTATGCAAGAGATCGAAGGAGTTTTTAAAATGAAGAGAAAAATTTTACAAGAAATTGATTTCTTGAAAAGG GTACAAAATTCAAAGAAAGTTAAAGAGGAACATTTGTCTTGCTCAAATTTACGACACTTGGGAGCCATGGTTGAGTGTGCGATGCGACCTGGTACTATgtctgtttgtaaaatattccaTGTAAATGAAGAAAGTAAACAATTAGTTGACATTATAAGTGACGATGGCAAAACATGGACAAAAG TGATAGCCCGAAATCCAAAGTCATTATCAGCACTTAGTTCAGGCAATGCCTCATATGGTGCACGGTCCATACTGGATCAAGCTGAGGATTATTTAACATGTGCAAAACTATACCCATGTATGTATCTTTCACCCAAG GTTGTGTTTGAATTTGTTAGTGGAATTGAAGAAACACTCGCTAATAAGTTAAAAGCAAAGGGTATTATAGTGAAAGGAACAATATTACCTGATTCCAAAAAACATGAAGAAATTAATGATTCTTATGAGTCCAGTGATGAAGAAATATTTGAAAG GTGCCAGGTTACAATGGAGGATGTATCACAGTGTATTGAAGAccatatagatataaatatattaaacttggaTGTAACAGCAATGATGGCTTATGTTAGTAATATGACAAATGGATTCTGCCACTATGTGTTCAAACAAGATGTCCTCACCCAGCAAGCAGCATGGGAGGCTGAACGACCTGTAAAACCTATATTGGAAAAACTATTTGaag gtaaaaCTTTAATTTCCTGCAAAACAGCTTGGTATAATTTCGAAAAAATTGTGGAAACATTAGGAGGTCCGATGGAGAAAAAACGTACAGCAGACTTAAAAGAACTAGTGACTGTATATGAAGACGATTATGGAG GGCAGAACGATTATCCGCGACAGAATTTGAAAGTAAGGGGTCATGTGCGATtgagatcaaaaataattttcaatttcggCCATAGACTCAAAGCACTTACTGTATCGGCAAATGAGGGTTTTGTAAGAGCTGCAGCACAACAG ggaGTCACATATGCAACTTTTATTCACGAGTCACGAGCTTTGACTGAAGGAAAAGAAGCGACAGCTGAAaagattttatga
- the LOC113401219 gene encoding DNA polymerase theta-like, with amino-acid sequence MMLQVNCNEIDLQKLTENVSFLADCFDNSFALQSSLNYVKECAKEINIEKNNLKNRSLSKKWEYRKEFKHILDSNVSNTEIGSQLKRNRNLNKKLNNWGLPREIANKYELRGITEMFDWQVDCLANPKILSDCRNLLYSAPTSAGKTLVAEILTIKTVLERQKKVIIILPFVSIVREKMFYLQDILSSSGIRVEGFMGSQSPPGGLQAVHVAICTIEKANSLINKLLEEGNISELGAVVVDELHLLGDPHRGYILELLLTKIKYVSLTLQDVKVQIVGMSATLPNLGILASWLDAELFITEFRPIPLNEYCLVGNKYYDKSGQYIGLLEDPKVLGIEGDYVLSLCLETLRDGCSILIFCMTKNWCENLAQSIASSFYKLGCSSNEQGMVLREQLKSQSILETLEQLKNCPVGLDQILKNIVSFGVAYHHAGLTFDERDIIEGGFKSGAIRVLVATSTLSSGVNLPARKVIIRSPVFQKQPINILSYKQMVGRAGRMGKDIKGESVLICTPGEQKIGFDLMMGNLEPVKSCIENEDKFMRAILEMIASKDVCKKSDLDLYTKCTLLFNQECMEHSQNFLLGNTLKELVHCELIRIQNDGDSSKYVATSLGRACLSSSMAPNDGLSLFCELQKARQCLVLETDLHLIYLVTPYSVSSQWNNIDWLHLLTLWESLTAAMKRVGELVGVQESFIIRCLRGTKQFNNNYNKLNIHKRFYTALALQDLVNEVPLSEVSKKFQCARGFLQGLQQASSTFAGMVTAFCHQLGWKNMEMLISQFQDRLQFGIHSELLELMKLSSLNGVRARTLFDAGFETISSIASAAPNIIENCLHKSIPFQSEKEREGDDDTDVRKRNKMKNIWITGFCGMTTKEAAENLILEARKYLEQEIGVAEIKWKEIECPEKNISVKNNYINKKTFIECIDNVNIKVSKTKNQIDQDLDENSGAKTTQAAVISKDEIQEDTLQMSDNTLNDFQVNTEVEILDGENVHSKINETDNMTKVSLSPVKQELVWDSLNVTDAFFDNISKLPTSDNFLSPNISFGIMTNSDLVTNVENNASKSISSKDISLFSSDGDNSSIFEDSLPFDLLPNTIIDDKKSASDKKKIYEADTIVDYVDINSKSILNVFKSPLIDVDEDDDFKLVYEDDKISPIQNISVMKISQENEIGNTQEFKESFVESNFKSPRKRHAISNKHCLRSAAKKSKKSILPEFHSTHDMFQIKIGPKSKNIVLKFANKIVNCYILNENDNCNNFFLIEKAKEVSIILDINSKEIKSFTKLIGSNIFVKPKNSIEDIQIHTEENLPVKGIALYLNSNSNICLYFDIMSLKSYLPEFKNKLKRFFSNARGIKLRMLSTKAIYLHIKKWLETVLLTPCCDITLGEWLLDSDEKTSRIMDFTKKYCNVDLFNTEIFVNDERKRYNDLESHEKACLHTWCLWNISEEQIKSLEKYSFINKILDTEIQVSKILADCEYYGITVDKDLASRLLIDVKSSQEVLQNKAFKLCGYHFNFNSSKDVAKVLGLYKGRKISTKKSVLTAHNSTMASIVIYWRKLNSILTKTLYPLTQQAVINSRDNRISPSYTMHTCTGRISMHEPNLQNVPRTFSIPLEYLAVKDYIEPCGDVIEFNCRNIFKATPGYVFVSADYCQLEMRILTHYSKDAVLTSIMCSNVDVFKSIAASWSGVADELVDDDLRQKAKQLCYGILYGMGNKTLAQYLDLNEIEAAMFMDTFYNTYPAIKVFTQKIVDECRKNGYIETLMKRRRYLPDITSNMASKRGAAERQAINTTIQGSAADIAKAAMCAIDTKTSSDIDKPRLILQMHDELIYEVIESKKDNFVEILKSLMEETVRLNVPLPVKVKIGYTWGAMQNVQ; translated from the exons ATGATGTTACAAGTTAATTGCAATGAGATTGATTTGCAAAAACTAACAGAAAATGTTTCTTTTCTGGCCGATTGTTTTGATAATTCTTTTGCATTGCAAAGCtccttaaattatgtaaaagaaTGTGCAAAAGAAATCAATAttgaaaagaataatttaaagaatagaAGCTTATCTAAAAAATGGGAATATCGTAAAGAATTTAAACACATTTTGGATTCTAATGTTAGTAATACTGAGATTGGTTcacaattaaaacgaaatagaaatttaaataagaagttAAATAATTGGGGCCTGCCTCGAGAAATAGCAAACAAATATGAACTTAGAGGCATTACTGAAATGTTTGATTGGCAAGTCGATTGCCTTGCTAATCCCAAAATTCTCTCAGATTGTCGAAACTTATTATACTCAGCTCCAACATCAGCAGGAAAAACACTTGTagctgaaatattaaccattaaaacTGTTTTGGAGCGTCAGAAAAAAGTTATCATTATATTACCTTTTGTATCAATAGTTAgggaaaaaatgttttatttgcaaGATATATTGTCCAGTTCTGGAATAAGAGTTGAAGGTTTCATGGGATCCCAGTCACCTCCAGGCGGCTTACAAGCTGTCCATGTAGCAATATGCACTATAGAAAAAGCAAAtagcttaataaataaacttcttgAGGAAGGGAACATCTCAGAATTGGGTGCAGTTGTTGTTGATGAGCTACATTTACTTGGAGATCCCCATAGGGGCTACATTTTAGAACTgcttttaactaaaataaaatatgtttcattaacACTGCAAGATGTTAAAGTGCAAATTGTTGGAATGTCTGCAACATTACCTAATTTGGGAATTTTGGCAAGTTGGTTAGATGCTGAATTATTTATCACAGAATTTAGACCTATACCTTTGAATGAATATTGTTtagttggaaataaatattatgacaaaagTGGTCAGTATATTGGATTATTGGAAGACCCAAAAGTGTTGGGCATTGAAGGTGATTATGTACTATCTCTTTGTCTAGAAACTCTAAGAGATGGATGTTCCATATTGATATTTTGCATGACCAAGAACTGGTGTGAAAATTTAGCACAAAGTATTGCTTCATCATTTTATAAGTTAGGTTGTTCTAGTAATGAACAAGGAATGGTTTTGAGAGAACAGTTGAAGTCACAGAGTATATTAGAAACCCtagaacaattaaaaaattgtccGGTGGGACTTGatcaaatacttaaaaatatagtttcatttGGTGTAGCCTATCATCATGCTGGGCTAACATTTGATGAGAGAGATATAATTGAAGGAGGGTTTAAGTCTGGAGCTATTAGAGTATTAGTAGCCACATCTACTCTAAGTTCAGGTGTAAATCTACCTGCCAGAAAGGTAATTATCAGGTCGCCTGTATTCCAAAAAcaaccaataaatattttgagttaCAAACAGATGGTAGGACGAGCAGGTAGAATGGGTAAAGATATAAAAGGTGAAAGTGTCTTAATATGTACACCAGGAGAGCAGAAAATTGGGTTTGACTTAATGATGGGAAACTTGGAACCTGTTAAAAGCTGCATTGAAAACGAAGATAAATTTATGAGAGCCATTCTCGAAATGATTGCTAGTAAAGATGTTTGTAAAAAGTCAGACTTGgatttgtatacaaaatgtacACTGCTATTTAATCAGGAGTGTATGGAGCATTCACAAAactttttattaggaaatacATTGAAAGAACTGGTTCATTGTGAGTTAATTAGAATTCAAAATGATGGTGACAGTAGCAAGTATGTAGCAACATCACTGGGAAGAGCATGTCTGTCATCATCGATGGCACCCAATGATGGATTGTCTTTATTTTGTGAGTTACAAAAAGCTCGTCAGTGCCTAGTATTAGAAACTGACCTGCATCTGATTTATCTTGTGACACCATATAGTGTCAGTAGTCAGTGGAATAATATAGATTGGTTGCATCTACTTACTCTTTGGGAATCACTTACAGCAGCAATGAAAAGAGTAGGGGAACTTGTTGGTGTGCAAGAAAGCTTTATTATTCGTTGTCTTAGGggaacaaaacaatttaataataattataacaaattaaacatacataaaag gtTTTATACAGCACTGGCTTTACAAGATTTAGTAAACGAAGTGCCTTTATCAGAAGTATCTAAAAAATTTCAATGTGCTAGAGGTTTTTTGCAAGGGCTTCAGCAAGCATCGTCAACATTTGCTG GTATGGTGACAGCTTTTTGCCATCAACTGGGCTGGAAAAATATGGAAATGCTTATATCGCAATTTCAAGATCGCCTTCAATTCGGCATACATTCAGAGTTGTtggaattaatgaaattatcttCTTTAAATGGTGTGAGAGCTCGTACTTTATTTGATGCAGGGTTCGAAACTATTTCTAGTATTGCTTCGGCTGCAccgaatataattgaaaattgtcTTCACAAATCTATACCATTTCAAAGTGAAAAAGAAAGAGAGGGTGATGATGATACTGACGTTAGgaaacgaaataaaatgaaaaatatttggataACGGGTTTTTGTGGTATGACCACTAAAGAAGCTGCAGAAAATCTTATTTTAGAAGCTAGAAAATATCTAGAGCAAGAAATTGGAGTAGCAGAAATTAAATGGAAGGAGATTGAGTGTccagaaaaaaacatttctgttaaaaataattatattaataaaaaaacatttattgaatgtattgacaatgttaatataaaagtatctaaaacaaaaaaccaAATAGACCAAGATTTGGATGAAAATTCAGGAGCTAAGACAACTCAAGCTGCAGTTATATCAAAAGATGAAATTCAGGAAGATACTTTGCAAATGTCTGATAATACCTTAAATGATTTTCAAGTAAATACGGAAGTTGAAATTCTTGATGGCGAAAATGTTCatagtaaaattaatgaaacagACAATATGACAAAAGTATCATTAAGCCCGGTTAAACAAGAACTAGTTTGGGATTCACTGAATGTTACCGATgctttttttgataatatttcgaAACTTCCTACTTCAGATAATTTCTTATCACCAAACATAAGCTTTGGTATAATGACTAATTCCGATTTAGTGACTAATGTTGAAAATAATGCTTCTAAAAGTATATCGTCTAAAGACATAAGTTTGTTTTCATCTGATGGCGATAATTCAAGCATTTTTGAAGATAGTTTGCCTTTTGATTTGTTACCAAACACTATTATAGACGATAAAAAATCTGctagtgataaaaaaaaaatatatgaagctGATACAATCGTGGACTATGTTGATATTAActctaaatcaatattaaatgtatttaaatcacCACTAATTGATGTAGATGAGGACgatgattttaaattagtttacgAAGATGACAAAATAAGTCCAATTCAAAATATCTCCGTCATGAAAATTTCTCAAGAAAACGAAATCGGAAATACTCAAGAATTTAAAGAATCGTTTGTTGAGTCTAATTTTAAAAGTCCACGGAAAAGACACGCGATTTCAAATAAGCACTGTTTACGATCTGCAGCTAAAAAGTCGAAAAAGTCCATTTTGCCAGAATTTCATTCAACACATgatatgtttcaaataaaaattggtcCGAAATCCAAAaatatcgtattaaaatttgcaaataaaattgtaaattgttatattttgaatgaaaatgaCAATTGCAATAACTTTTTTCTAATAGAAAAGGCTAAAGAAGTTTCAATTATTCTCGATATAAATTCGAAAGAAATTAAatcttttactaaattaattggtagtaatatatttgttaagccCAAAAATTCAATTGAAGACATTCAAATCCATACTGAAGAAAATTTGCCTGTAAAAGggatagctttatatttaaatagtaatagtaatatatgtctatattttgatataatgtcTTTGAAAAGCTACCTGccagagtttaaaaataaattgaaacggTTTTTTTCAAATGCAAGAGGTATTAAGTTGCGGATGTTATCAACTAAAGCAATTTATTTGCACATCAAGAAATGGTTAGAGACAGTTTTATTAACACCGTGTTGTGATATCACGCTAGGTGAATGGTTATTGGACAGCGACGAGAAGACGTCAAGAATTATGGACTTT ACAAAGAAGTATTGCaatgtagatttatttaatactgaaatatttgttaatgatGAGAGAAAAAGATACAATGACTTAGAATCGCACGAAAAAGCGTGTCTTCATACTTGGTGTCTATGGAACATTTCGGAAGAGCAAATCAAATCCTtagaaaaatattcattcattaataagattttag ATACAGAGATTCAAGTGTCCAAGATTCTGGCGGACTGCGAGTACTATGGAATAACCGTGGATAAAGATCTTGCGTCCCGACTTTTGATTGATGTGAAAAGTTCACAGGAGGTCTTGCAAAATAAAGCTTTCAAATTATGcggatatcattttaattttaactcctCTAAAGATGTCGCTAAG GTTTTAGGGTTATACAAAGGACGTAAAATAAGCACAAAGAAAAGTGTTCTTACCGCCCACAATAGTACAATGGCTAGCATCGTGATATATTGGAGGAAACTTAACTCGATACTAACTAAAACCTTATACCCTCTTACTCAGCAAGCTGTCATAAACAGCCGTGACAACAG GATAAGCCCGTCCTACACTATGCACACTTGCACCGGTCGAATTAGTATGCACGAGCCGAACTTACAGAACGTCCCTCGAACGTTTTCTATTCCACTCGAATATCTCGCCGTCAAAGATTATATTGAACCTTGTGGGGACGTTATAGAGTTCAACTGCAGGAACATTTTCAAAGCGACACCGGGTTACGTTTTTGTGTCAGCTGATTATTGCCAGTTGGAAATGAGAATTCTGACTCACTATTCCAAAGATGCGGTATTGACTAGTATTATGTGTTCGAACGTCGATGTTTTTAAGTCAATTGCAGCCTCTTGGAGTGGTGTAGCAGATGAACTG GTTGATGATGATTTGAGACAGAAGGCTAAACAGCTCTGTTACGGTATACTATACGGGATGGGCAATAAAACTTTAGCGCAATACCTCGATCTTAACGAGATAGAGGCTGCGATGTTCATGGACACGTTTTACAATACTTATCCTGCTATCAAAGTTTTTACACAAAAGATCGTAGACGAATGCAGGAAGAATGGATACATTGAGACATTGATGAAAAGGAGAAGATATTTGCCAGACATCACGAGTAATATGGCGTCTAAACGAG gcgCAGCTGAAAGGCAAGCCATAAACACCACTATACAAGGATCAGCAGCGGATATAGCCAAGGCAGCGATGTGCGCCATAGACACAAAAACCAGTTCAGACATCGACAAACCTCGTCTAATACTTCAAATGCACGATGAACTTATATATGAAGTTATCGAATCGAAGAAAgataattttgttgaaattttaaaaagtttaatggAAGAAACGGTCCGTTTAAACGTTCCACTTCCCGTTAAAGTGAAAATCGGTTACACTTGGGGCGCGATGCAAAACGTCcagtga
- the LOC113401269 gene encoding proliferation-associated protein 2G4, which yields MADDKEVEKTIAEDLVVTKYKLAGQIVNRVLEQVIAKCLPDASAREICEFGDKLLLEETSKVFKKEKDSKKGIAFSTCVSVNNCICHFSPIPSENDYILEQGDLAKIDLGAHIDGFIAVVAHTVAVGGGEVTGRAADVLLAAHLASEAALRLLRPGNENYAVTDAVQKISAEYACKPIEGMLSHQLKQFRIDGEKSIIQNPSEAQRKEHEKATFETYEVYAMDVLISTGEGVGREMDTRCTIYKKTDEVYQLKLKASRMFYSEVRNKHGSMPFNLRSFDKETSARLGVFECVNHKLIEPFQVLYERPGEIVAQFKFTALLLPSGTHRITGLPFDKSQCKTERTIKDPELNTLLNSSAKSNKKKKKKTGAEEPMEVETAA from the exons ATGGCTGACGATAAAGAAGTGGAAAAAACTATTGCAGAAGACTTGGTTGTAACCAAGTATAAGTTAGCGGGACAAATTGTCAATC GTGTTTTGGAACAAGTTATTGCGAAATGCTTACCAGACGCGTCTGCGCGTGAAATATGTGAATTTGGAGACAAGTTGCTACTTGAAGAAACTTCCAAAGTCTTTAAAAAGGAAAAGGACTCAAAGAAAGGCATAGCATTTTCAACATGCGTGTccgtaaataattgtatatgccATTTTTCACCTATACCCAGTGAAAATGACTATATTCTGGAACAGGGAGACCTTGCTAAAAT TGACTTGGGTGCCCATATAGATGGTTTCATTGCTGTCGTAGCACACACAGTTGCAGTGGGTGGTGGTGAGGTCACTGGCCGCGCAGCAGATGTTCTCCTTGCTGCCCATTTGGCTAGTGAAGCCGCCTTGAGGCTGCTTAGACCTGGTAATGAG AACTATGCAGTAACAGATGCTGTCCAAAAGATAAGTGCTGAATATGCATGTAAGCCAATAGAAGGTATGTTATCACATCAACTAAAGCAGTTTCGTATTGATGGAGAAAAGAGCATCATCCAGAACCCATCTGAGGCCCAACGAAAGGAACATGAGAAGGCAACCTTTGAAACCTATGAGGTTTATGCCATGGATGTGCTTATTTCAACTGGAGAAGGTGTT GGACGTGAAATGGACACAAGATGTACAATATACAAGAAAACTGATGAAGTATATCAACTCAAATTGAAAGCCTCAAGGATGTTTTATAGTgag GTTAGAAATAAACATGGATCAATGCCTTTCAACCTACGTAGCTTCGATAAAGAGACAAGTGCAAGACTTGGTGTCTTTGAGTGTGTTAACCATAAACTCATCGAGCCTTTCCag GTGCTCTATGAACGACCAGGTGAAATTGTAGCACAGTTTAAATTCACTGCTTTGTTGCTTCCGAGTGGTACACACCGCATCACAGGACTCCCCTTCGACAAGAGTCAGTGTAAAACTGAACGCACCATCAAGGACCCTGAGCTAAAT aCCCTTCTGAACTCTTCtgcaaaatcaaataaaaagaagaaaaagaaaactgGTGCTGAGGAACCAATGGAAGTTGAAACAGCTGCCTAG
- the LOC113401272 gene encoding MICOS complex subunit MIC13 homolog QIL1 codes for MLKFGIKSAILGSAVYYTVDKGVWKDSAKTNELYQELEKGMSPYVGELKKQIPYELPPLPSNDRLTYLFKYYWNSGVKATFTFLVDLPTHASNATTKSYNFISAAIEPVEPSPASSQEKAK; via the exons ATGTTGAA GTTCGGTATAAAATCAGCAATTTTAGGATCAGCCGTTTATTATACCGTAGATAAAGGGGTGTGGAAGGATAGCgcaaaaacaaatgaactttATCAAGAATTAGAAAAGGGGATGTCTCCTTATGTAGGAGAACTTAAAAAGCAAATTCCTTATGAG CTACCTCCTCTGCCCTCAAATGACAGgttgacatatttatttaaatattattggaacAGTGGAGTTAAGGCTACATTTACTTTTCTAGTCGATCTTCCAACTCATGCTTCTAATGCAACAACAAAAtcctacaattttatttctgctGCAATAGAGCCTGTTGAACCAAGCCCAGCCAGTAGTCAAGAAAAGGcaaaatga
- the LOC113401267 gene encoding UPF0415 protein C7orf25 homolog isoform X2, translated as MVECAMRPGTMSVCKIFHVNEESKQLVDIISDDGKTWTKVIARNPKSLSALSSGNASYGARSILDQAEDYLTCAKLYPCMYLSPKVVFEFVSGIEETLANKLKAKGIIVKGTILPDSKKHEEINDSYESSDEEIFERCQVTMEDVSQCIEDHIDINILNLDVTAMMAYVSNMTNGFCHYVFKQDVLTQQAAWEAERPVKPILEKLFEGKTLISCKTAWYNFEKIVETLGGPMEKKRTADLKELVTVYEDDYGGQNDYPRQNLKVRGHVRLRSKIIFNFGHRLKALTVSANEGFVRAAAQQGVTYATFIHESRALTEGKEATAEKIL; from the exons ATGGTTGAGTGTGCGATGCGACCTGGTACTATgtctgtttgtaaaatattccaTGTAAATGAAGAAAGTAAACAATTAGTTGACATTATAAGTGACGATGGCAAAACATGGACAAAAG TGATAGCCCGAAATCCAAAGTCATTATCAGCACTTAGTTCAGGCAATGCCTCATATGGTGCACGGTCCATACTGGATCAAGCTGAGGATTATTTAACATGTGCAAAACTATACCCATGTATGTATCTTTCACCCAAG GTTGTGTTTGAATTTGTTAGTGGAATTGAAGAAACACTCGCTAATAAGTTAAAAGCAAAGGGTATTATAGTGAAAGGAACAATATTACCTGATTCCAAAAAACATGAAGAAATTAATGATTCTTATGAGTCCAGTGATGAAGAAATATTTGAAAG GTGCCAGGTTACAATGGAGGATGTATCACAGTGTATTGAAGAccatatagatataaatatattaaacttggaTGTAACAGCAATGATGGCTTATGTTAGTAATATGACAAATGGATTCTGCCACTATGTGTTCAAACAAGATGTCCTCACCCAGCAAGCAGCATGGGAGGCTGAACGACCTGTAAAACCTATATTGGAAAAACTATTTGaag gtaaaaCTTTAATTTCCTGCAAAACAGCTTGGTATAATTTCGAAAAAATTGTGGAAACATTAGGAGGTCCGATGGAGAAAAAACGTACAGCAGACTTAAAAGAACTAGTGACTGTATATGAAGACGATTATGGAG GGCAGAACGATTATCCGCGACAGAATTTGAAAGTAAGGGGTCATGTGCGATtgagatcaaaaataattttcaatttcggCCATAGACTCAAAGCACTTACTGTATCGGCAAATGAGGGTTTTGTAAGAGCTGCAGCACAACAG ggaGTCACATATGCAACTTTTATTCACGAGTCACGAGCTTTGACTGAAGGAAAAGAAGCGACAGCTGAAaagattttatga